The genome window AAATACAAACCAGTCCTTTACATTGAAACCATCGATAAATCCAAAGCCTACGAAGACGCCGTAGCCGAAAGCTTCAAAAAAGTGCAGGGCAAATACCCCGGTATCGAGCTGAAAAAGAACGCCGCCGGCTGGGAACTATCCATCCCTGCAAAATATGACAACGGCCACGAAGCGCATTTCGCGCAGGTTGCTAATAAGTATATGGAGTATTTGAAAGCCGGGCAGCTGCCGAGATGGGAGGTTCCGAATATGATTGCGAAGTATTATTTGACGACGCTGGCTTTGAAGGAGGCTAAGTGATAGATGCTATTAACACTGCCAAATGCATGCTAGGTGCAATGTTAACTAACCCTGTCAGCCTGAGCGGAGTCGAAGGCACGTTGCCAAGGAGTAGCGTGCCTTCGGCTCCGCTCCTTTAGATTAGCAATGTATTAGGGAATTAAGATTGGTGTAGGTAAATTAATAAAATGAGAAGGGAAGTAAAGTAAACTATGACATACGCTCTGAGCTCGTAACTCACAGCCTGATTTAGACTTTACCTCCCCATCATCAACTGCTCATATAGAAATTCGGGCTTAGAGCCCATTATCAAGGAGTTGAGTCAATTGATGAATTTCTCATTTCACTTTTTCCAAGACCAATTTATGAAAAAGATCATTATTGGCATTGATATCAGCAGTAAAACTCTTGATATCTGCCTGCAAAAAGAAGGGAAAACCAGTTTTGTTACGATTGCTAATGATGTAAAAGCAATCAATGGTTTTTTCAAGAAACTGGCCAAGGAAGAAGTAGTTGTAGCTATGGAAAACACTGGACGTTACAACTGGCAACTCTACGAAGTTTTGCCCAAATTCAATTTTGAGGTGTATGTGATCTCAGCTCTGCATTTAAAAAAGAGCATGGGTCTGATCAGAGGAAAAAATGATAAGGTAGATGCTGAAAGGATCTGCAAGTTCATCCAAAAGAACCAGGACGAATGTTCGACCTGGAAGCCAGTGGCAACCAACATTCAGAAAATGAAAGTGTTACTCACTGAACGGACCAGCCGCATTAAAATAAAAAGGCAGCTGCTTGCCCAGCAAGCTGATTATAAATTAATGAATACAATTGGTCTTGAAAAGCAACTGGCTAAGATGAACCAGGGTTTGATCAAGTCCATCCAAGAACAGATCGAAGCGCTGGAGTGCGAGATCGAAAAGATTATCAAGTCTGACGAATCGCTAAAAGAGCAGGCTAAACAAATACAGTCTGTGCCAGGCGTTGGCCCGATAACTTGCT of Dyadobacter chenhuakuii contains these proteins:
- a CDS encoding IS110 family transposase produces the protein MKKIIIGIDISSKTLDICLQKEGKTSFVTIANDVKAINGFFKKLAKEEVVVAMENTGRYNWQLYEVLPKFNFEVYVISALHLKKSMGLIRGKNDKVDAERICKFIQKNQDECSTWKPVATNIQKMKVLLTERTSRIKIKRQLLAQQADYKLMNTIGLEKQLAKMNQGLIKSIQEQIEALECEIEKIIKSDESLKEQAKQIQSVPGVGPITCWTMIAKTEGFKTITEPRKMACYCGIVPFDHQSGTSVRRQPRVSAYADKSVKSILHMAAMSAIRFDNKLRDYYQRKVAEGKNKMSVLNAVRNKIVHIIFALIKNQATYQDHLVLS